Below is a genomic region from Vicinamibacteria bacterium.
CATGGACTACGTCTTCGGATTCACGAACTTCAACGACGTGAGCTCGCGTGACTTGCCGGCGGGGGAGCACACTTCGCAGGGGAGCAACATGAGCAAGGGACTCGATACCTTCACGCCTCTCGGGCCGTACATCACGCTCGCGGAGGACGTGCCCGATCCCGCCAATCTCGAGATCGTCGCCACCGTCGACGGCGCGCGTCACGAATGGCCGCACAAGAACGGAAACACCAAGTTCCTGACGTTCTCGCTCGAGGAGTCGATCTCATACCTCAGCGAGCGGATGACGCTTGAGCCGGGAGATGTCGTTTCGACGGGCGTGCCCAGCCCATCGATGCCGTTTGCCGCTGGCGAGACGATCGAGATCTCCATTGGAAACCTCGGGACGCTTCGAAACCGCGTCGTCTCGGAGCCTTATCCGGGCTGGTCGCCGATACAGCCACGGAAAGCTCACCAAGACTAGGTCTTTCTAATCAAGGAGGAGAATCGATGAGAAACATGGCGATGACCGTCGCGTTGATGACGTTGACGAGTGCGGGCGCAGCTCTGGCTCAAAGCCAGATGGAGTCGGTGGAGCCCTTCAAGCTCGGCACCTTTCAAATCGACGCCGGGCCGACGGTGGGCATCGTGCTCCAAGAACGGTACGTCATCGAGCTCAACCCCGCGAACGCCGCCCTGGAGTTGAATCCCGCTTATCCGCGGGTGCCGATGCCCGCCGATATGCTCGAGCTGATCGGTCGCTACGGGTACGGCCTCAAGTACCGGATTTACGAGATCGTGAACGATGCGGTGAAGAACAATCGTCTCATGGGAGACGGAAGGCCGGGATACATCCACGATGTCGACGACGTCCGCACCCTGGCACCCATTCTCTATCCCGGCAAGATCCTGAACGCGGCGGTGAACTTCTACAGCCACGCTTGCGAGGGTTGCAGCGAGGAGGAGCTCCGAGAGAGTAATCGTCGTCGGCAAGAGAACCGGGGCGTCCCCTACCTCTTCCTCAAGCCGGCGAAGGGTGCGGTGATCGGAACGGGAGAGCCGATCGTCATTCCCGATGGTCGCGATCGGATCGACTGGGAAGTCGAGCTGGGCACCGTGATCGGCCGTCCTGCCCGCTACGTTTCGGCCGCCGAGGCCCAGGACTACGTATTTGGTTATGTGGTGTCGATCGACGTCTCCGACCGCGGTGGCCGTCCACCGGGAG
It encodes:
- a CDS encoding fumarylacetoacetate hydrolase family protein, whose translation is MRNMAMTVALMTLTSAGAALAQSQMESVEPFKLGTFQIDAGPTVGIVLQERYVIELNPANAALELNPAYPRVPMPADMLELIGRYGYGLKYRIYEIVNDAVKNNRLMGDGRPGYIHDVDDVRTLAPILYPGKILNAAVNFYSHACEGCSEEELRESNRRRQENRGVPYLFLKPAKGAVIGTGEPIVIPDGRDRIDWEVELGTVIGRPARYVSAAEAQDYVFGYVVSIDVSDRGGRPPGGFGSGSDWLVGKGHQSFAPMGPWIVPKEFYGDPMERLHQQLTIDGVTVQEAKAGDMIHSLWELIEYGSSIITLYPGDVLNSGTSSGTSSGAFAEGTRSGYLKPGETIEATIEGVGTIRMPAVAGEPLPGDLSGAHLPPVKTYREN